The Primulina huaijiensis isolate GDHJ02 chromosome 9, ASM1229523v2, whole genome shotgun sequence genomic interval aaaatcaataaattttttttattttttcccactaattctaataataaataaaataaatttaataattaattttttttaattcctcTCAtagattctattttatttaagtcTCCCCATAATTATGTATTAGCAAATAGTACTTAATTATAACAATAATTTCACGGTAATTTATTTGCATTTGTAGAGTTATTCTCATGCACATGTATAATGACAATTATATTGACAAAAAGATAATCGAacatttttctttaataaattGAGTTCATTACTAAAAAGATTTTGATATATGCGGTTGAAATGTGTGGttgaatatgattattttatataacattgtttgtctttttttttgttcGAATGTAGAAAAATAGTTGTCGAAATAAATTGTTGTTGAAtcagataaatattttcaaatatgagTTGAAAGAATGTAAATAGAATAATTTGGtgcaaatatttattaaataacatgataaataattggtttataattaaattattataagttaattaggaaaatatatgtattaagtTTTTTGATTAGAAAATTATATGCATTAAGtttttgatttataattatttactaTATATTGTTAATGTGGATGTGAGTTAAATGAATCGATTTGGATATATACTATTAAATTTACATCCACCTCTCCACTTGTCATTGCATTGTATGTGTTTACTATTTAATTtacgttatttatttattttataattgttactattaaatttatattttcatttcattataatataaCTATTGGtcctgaaaattttaatataataattattattttaattaacttTAGTTGTTCAATTGTGAAAATCTTAATCATGTACATAAATTGAAAGACTCATTAAAgacatttatttaaaattttaatatcataagacatacataaaagttgtattctatattatttttattaactttaattttctaatataatttattcttaGGTTGATGAGTATAATCTTCTCTTGTGTGTTAGTTACATATCTCacttcatattcatattcatattcatattcatattcatattcatattcatgttcatgttcatatgAAGCTCCCCCTCCGTGGAAAATATTTAATGCATTTTATATCTTCTTTCCTTCTCCAAGTTTAATTTGAAAAAGGCCAACTTTCATTTATTATGGCCTTCCAACTTTACTTTCTCTCACTTTTATTGACagtaaatgcataaaaaataacaaCATACTTATCAATAGAAAAATAggtagttaattaattattaattaattaaaaataaaatatgtaagaattttaatgaataaatctatatattttttgttaaatggtcgaatgaatagtatttttaTTCACATACTTtgtagacaaaaatttgtgtgagacggtctcacgggtcgtatttgtgagacggatctcttatttgggtaaaaagtattactttttatgctaagagtattactttttattgtgaatatagatagggttgacctgtctcatagattaagatccgtgagacggtctcacatgaggcCCAGTAATATCAAATCGTTTTGTTAATATAatccttttaaaaaatatatatatattagaacTTATCTATTTATACAGAGAGAGGAAGTTGTTATATACCTAATTTCTCTTATATTTATGGAGCGCAGTTGCACACTTTTTCTTGTGCATATCAACAAAAAAGACAACCATGGAAGCAAAAATGAAATCACAAGCACATcagaaagaagaagaagctgCTCGGTTGGAAACGTGGAAGTATGCGTTTGCTTTCGCTCCAATAGCAGTTCTAAAATGTGCCATAGAACTCCAAATATCTGAGACTGTCGAACGCCACGGCGGATCCATCATGCTCCCCGAGCTATCCACCGCCTTACGCTGTTCCCCCTCTGCCCTTCACCGTATCATGAGATACTTGATTCACCATGGTTTCTTCAAGCAAACTCGGATGATTCGAGACCAAGAATCATCAGTCTGCTACACCCAAACTCCACGATCTCGATTGCTGTTGAAAGATGGGATGGCTGCTCTAATCCTTCTTGAGAGCAGCCCGGAGACTCTTGGTCCATGGCATGGCCTAAGCAGACGTGCTTTGGTGAATGATGATTCTGCATCTGAGGCCTCGCACGGTGGGGTAGATTCGTGGGAACATGCAGAAGCGAATCCTGATCAGACTAAGTTGTTCAATGATGCGATGGCGTGCCATGCGAAGGTTGCTATGCTGGCAATCATTAAACAGTATCCTGAGGTGTTTGAGGGGATTCGCACTCTGGTGGATGTTGGTGGTGGTGATGGGACGGCTCTTAACATCTTGGTGAAGGCTTGCCCATGGATTCGAGGGGTTAACTATGACCGCCCTCCGGTCATATCCATGGCACCACGTCATGAAGGTGTCGAACATGTTGGTGGAGACATGTTTGAAATGGTTCCGAAGGGTGATGCCATTTTTCTTATGGTACGGTTTCTCTCGAGACAATATATCGTTCTAAACTTTGATGTCTTATATGCTAAAAGTCTGTCGGCACAAGTTTTTTATATAACAAGTCACAGCCAAGTACATATCTATATAAGTAGGGGATTTAAAGCACTAATTAAAACTGTTATATTCTTGATATTATAGTGGGTGTTACACAATTGGGGCGATGAAGAATGCATCCGAATATTGAGAAATTGTATGGACGCGATCCCAAAGGACAAGGGGAAGGTGATCATAGCGGATGCGGTGGTCAAAGAAGGTGAAGGGGAGGACGAGTATAGCAAGATTCATCTCGCACTGGACATGGTGATGATCTCTTTCATGGAGAAAGGAAAAGAGAGGACTTCTAAAGAATGGGAATACTTGCTGAATGAGGCCGGGTTTACGAAGTACACCGTGAAAGACACTAAGACTACTGTGTCTGTTATAGAGGCTTATCCATGATGTATCTTGATATGGCAATGGTGGTTCTCTTAAAAAATAAGAggcatattttgaaaataactcTTTTTTAAAGATCAAATGTTTCTCAAACTTCAAAAAAAGAGTATCAATAaatgtgtaatttttttaacgGTTTTAGATAGTTATAGACTAcagtaaaatcaaaatttgtctAACAAGAGTGATATCTATACCTGAAAAGATTACATATGAACATTTGATTCTATTCAAGTATGTCGAAATAATACACTTACCTGAAAATTTGATTCTATTCAACTATTTTGAATAATACCTGAAAAGATTACATAATAACATAGATAGGAAAAATGATTCAAAACACAGAAAACACCCTGTATAATAAGTAGAAGGAAAGCACTAGAAGAAACTGGAAGCTTGAAGTCCTTCGATTCAGGCTACTATTTGGTAGCATGGGAAAGGTGTCAGGAAGGGGCATTCGACAGTTATCACCATTGAAATATATTGCTCTAGGAAAACCCCATCCATTGCTAAGTGTAAATGAACTTGAATGTTTTTGCAAAAGTATCTCTGTAGTAACGGATCCCACTTGGCCCTTGTCTGCTTTCAAGAGGTTCGTGTTATGGAAAGCTTTTCCCCATAAAAGGGCAATATCTTCTGCAAAATATTATCTTCATCGGaaattttgtaattaaaaaaataaattccgaattttgaaaatataaaattctgcTATGGAAACTACCTGGGACTCCAACGGTTGGAACTATGGCACTGTTGAAACTAAAAGCAGTCGAAGGCTGACCAAAGCCAGGATGTTGAACTAAAACATTCCAATCCAAGTAATTTTTTCCATAATTGAAATTTGAGACCGTTAATTTCACCCTCCAATGGTTAACATAAATGTTCATAATATGCCAGTGAACCCGAAGCGGACACATGTGGTCGGTGCAGTGGATCAGATTAATGTCCAGCAAATTCGATGGAAATACACCTTCGCTAATCAGGGACATGTGTAGAGAGTGTTTATTTAAAAGCAGTACAAATATGACTGAAAAGCAAACGCAACATGACACATAATTTACGTCATTCGACTATAAGACTAATAGGGCTACGTCAACGACACTATATCCAGATAGATGGAAAAATCTCTGATTGAATTTgtctttaatataaaatacattTATCACCTCTTTAAAATATCTCTTATAACTGAATCAAAATAAACTCGTAGCAAATatgcatgaaaatattaaaatatcaaatgtaATTCTAAAATACATcttaacttttaaaatatgcatGACAGAAATGCAGTTTTGAAGAAGGGGAGGTATGCTTCATATATTATTACAACAACACACcttatacatgattttgtaAGTGGGTCAGCCATTCGACACCCACAGCTGCATGTAGGACATGATGTGATGGTGGGATTGTAAAATGTTGAAAGTGAAACACAGCAAATTGGTGTTTTGCTGGCAATATAACTGGAGTATGTGCAGGTTGATATCCATGTCCCTGTAAAATGAGAATACTGTTAGACAAGTCCTAGCGTATGAATGAACTAAGTTTCCTCCAATAGTCTGAATAGTGATAAGTAGATAAAACAGGCCTAATATGTAAGTCGGTAAACTTTTCGGTTTAGTGATAGGCAAAGTTGAATCACATTCATTCTACCattcatgtaattaaaacaCTTACTCGAGACTTGCTCTTCTCGTCTGCCTCCAATGACTGAATATACTGTGGGACTGGAGTCCATGACTGGGCCACAAGTGTAACCTGGTCCTGGGGCAGCTAAGGTCAAATTCAAAGGCTTGTATCCAGTGCAATTCTCCTCCACATTACCAACCGTAACTTCAAAAGATGAGTAAGATGCAGAAGGGTTAATAAACAAGGAAGAAAGAATGCCACCTCGACAACAACCATCAGAACGGTTTTGTGCTGTTGCATCTGACATCAAATCGACTATTACAGGATCTGGTTTGCAAGAATGTGGCACATGGTATTTGAAGGATGAACAGTTTCCTTGTTGGATGGCAAAAGCACCAGCCATCGACCAAATAACCTCGTTTTTCGCCCACGTCCACCCAAGCTTCCAACCTGGTTCCTCCACATGACGATACCTATAGTTATTCTGGATGGTTACTCTGGCCTGAAATTACAAAGAGAATAATTTTTTCCGGAAAAGTAACAGATTTTAAACTCACATAATTTAGAATTGCAAGAATGACTAACCACATAGCCATCGTGTGTGTACTTAAGTGTGTCAAAGGTGACAGTAAAATTTCCATTTGGATCCAATGGGTCATAGCAATCTGCAGTGTGAAAATTTAaggtgaggaaaaaaaaaaagttaatctCCAGATCTCAGAATTTGAGAAAGGCAGATTGCGATGACAATAAGGTAGCATGCCTGAAAGTCTGCAAATCATAACTAAtggtagtaactgaaaataacGCCATATATGCGAAGTGATTGTATTCATTTCCGTTTTTGCGATCGAATAATATGAATCTTCAAGAGCTATAGGCTTGAGATAGAAAATGCTCTAAACCTACAAGGATAGGCCATCTAGGCAAGAGATTTTTTCCTGTACCATGATAACTGGGAAGATGGAAAATGGAATACAAGAAGAATCATCGGAaacaccaaataaataatgacaGACAAAATGAaggcataaatcataaaataccaAACAGTTATACATGGTAGATTCTCCTAAGATGTGTGTACACTAAgcaacaaaacataaataattggAATACTTTTGTTGTCTTTTCCACCATCAGCTCAGTGAAACTTGACGTGGATATCAAGGCATGTCATAATTGTCTACAAATTATACCGATAAACCAATAAGTAGCATATCAAAGTTCCCAGAAACTACCAGGAATTTACATAGCACAGCTAGAAAGAAATCTCATGCTACATCTTTTGCTACTTGATTCCCAAGATCTATGTCCTAAGCTGAAAATTCCACTACCGCGTGCCGGCAGAAATTCAAGTCTCGATAACCAAATGGTTCCGACTCTACAATCAACTACTCAACTGTTTCGATTTATTTTGATTGGAATTTTCTGAGGTGTGACTGCTTATAGAttcctaatttttttatttaactttaccacaaaatgcataaatcatgaatcaCACAACAGAATAAAACTTGTGCTTAACTACAATATCAAATGAAGGTCAAAATAGCATGTTCAAATTTCAGCCATAGTGAactgaaaaatcaaattatttattctgaccaaaattttaaatacttaacaATAGTCATCCCCCTCATCAAACTCCATCGGCAATAAAAAATGGAATGCAAGAAATGATATGAtcttaaaaataatacaaaaggCACCAATATAAAAGCATCACTCAAATGATGATCCAGCCAAATGCATATGTAGAAAATACTGACCAAAAATCCCTCAATTTATTAAAATCTAATGCAGACACATTTTTTAATAACCAAATGTTGGAATATTCATGCACATTCCAAAAAGAAAACGATCGAGGACGGTGCATGAGAATGACACGAGGAAAAGGTGGGTCCAAATTCCCTATAATAAACAGACGAATCGCAAAAAGTAAACAGCCAATGAGTTAAAGATGCCGACTTTACCTGCTCAACAAGAACTTCATCACCTCCGCAGCGTATTCTTGACAAGAGTACTGTTTTATTCAAGCATTTTGTCCAACAACTACCAATCATGGATATTGCTTGGATTTACGTCTAACAACCGGAAAATTTAATGTTcaagtaaaatacataataagtgaATTCAGAGTATAGTGATAATCAAGAATTGATGGTGGGTTTCGTTTGCTGACATGCATCTAAATTTCTCATCAAGAATTTTGCCGAGTAAAACATGGACGAATTCTTTTctcattttctttgttttttctaatattttggTTTTGTCCCTACATCCAAGTTGCAACTTGCAAGCTCCGACTGTGGGCTTCACTTAAGTGACCCGAAAGCCCCATATAAGAAGCATATCTGATCTGGGCTTCCCCCAAGTGACCCAATAAGCCCACCAAAAATATCCAgacaaatttgaataaaaaacatttacagttggaaaaagaaaaaagaaaaaagaaaaattaagagagatttttaaaagtcttttttaaaaaaaaaaaaaaaaaacccagtGTCCTTGCTTTTGTTAGGAGAAACTAAGTGCAAATATAGCCAAGATTTTCACCATAAATTATCTATTGAGATAATAAGATTTCGATAAATAAGTGCAatgtttcattattttttttaagtgtttttcAATTGTATCttctctattattattatttcttttttttttttgaaaaaatatattttcttaagtCAAATTCTCAATCCCAAACGCACTAAAATAAGATTGCACGTATTGCATATGGCAATACTGATTGATAGAGAACAAATTTGcattctaatatttttaaatcaaaattgaaatgcagaaaactaaaaaaaattatttgaaatagaCATTTCTTTATTATTACTTTTTTGGCACAAAACAATAGCAAAATAATCTCCTCTAGGATTACCATTAGTTTCCCAATAATATTCTAGTTCCATTTTTATCTTTCAAACCAAAATTGTATCATAATTTGCTTGTGGATTCTTGATGGGTTTGAGATCTGCAAATTGCTGATTGATAAGAAATAAATTGCAAGACCTCCAAGAATCTCTTCTGTCCATAACTCAGAGCCTTTTGCCAAGCTAAATTTGCAACCATGGCTGCATTTTCCTTCATCTTCGCCAAATTTAAATCGATTTCTTGCTGGTGTTTCGCCACATATGGCCGCAGAAATGAACTGTAGAAATGCACAGTTGCCTACAAAAGCATACAAACACAATTACCATTGGTAAAAAAACAGTCGAACTTTAGCCTCTAATGATCACATACAGACTACTTACTCTTGTTTTAGGATGCCAAAGGCTTAAGACTAGTGCAAGCTTGGCTTCACCATATAGAGGTAACCTTGGGATAGAACGGCACAACACGTGACTAGTTGAGTTAGTCGCTATCCAACActtgatttcaaattattcGATGGTCGAAGGATCGAATTAACTTGTGTAAATGTGGATAGAAAACGAGACGAAGTAATATTTGTTGATTACCATGATATAATGTTATCGCCTACCCT includes:
- the LOC140984233 gene encoding COBRA-like protein 2 isoform X1 produces the protein MIGSCWTKCLNKTVLLSRIRCGGDEVLVEQARVTIQNNYRYRHVEEPGWKLGWTWAKNEVIWSMAGAFAIQQGNCSSFKYHVPHSCKPDPVIVDLMSDATAQNRSDGCCRGGILSSLFINPSASYSSFEVTVGNVEENCTGYKPLNLTLAAPGPGYTCGPVMDSSPTVYSVIGGRREEQVSRTWISTCTYSSYIASKTPICCVSLSTFYNPTITSCPTCSCGCRMADPLTKSCISEGVFPSNLLDINLIHCTDHMCPLRVHWHIMNIYVNHWRVKLTVSNFNYGKNYLDWNVLVQHPGFGQPSTAFSFNSAIVPTVGVPEDIALLWGKAFHNTNLLKADKGQVGSVTTEILLQKHSSSFTLSNGWGFPRAIYFNGDNCRMPLPDTFPMLPNSSLNRRTSSFQFLLVLSFYLLYRVFSVF
- the LOC140984233 gene encoding COBRA-like protein 2 isoform X2; this translates as MAGAFAIQQGNCSSFKYHVPHSCKPDPVIVDLMSDATAQNRSDGCCRGGILSSLFINPSASYSSFEVTVGNVEENCTGYKPLNLTLAAPGPGYTCGPVMDSSPTVYSVIGGRREEQVSRTWISTCTYSSYIASKTPICCVSLSTFYNPTITSCPTCSCGCRMADPLTKSCISEGVFPSNLLDINLIHCTDHMCPLRVHWHIMNIYVNHWRVKLTVSNFNYGKNYLDWNVLVQHPGFGQPSTAFSFNSAIVPTVGVPEDIALLWGKAFHNTNLLKADKGQVGSVTTEILLQKHSSSFTLSNGWGFPRAIYFNGDNCRMPLPDTFPMLPNSSLNRRTSSFQFLLVLSFYLLYRVFSVF
- the LOC140984996 gene encoding flavonoid 4'-O-methyltransferase 3-like; this translates as MEAKMKSQAHQKEEEAARLETWKYAFAFAPIAVLKCAIELQISETVERHGGSIMLPELSTALRCSPSALHRIMRYLIHHGFFKQTRMIRDQESSVCYTQTPRSRLLLKDGMAALILLESSPETLGPWHGLSRRALVNDDSASEASHGGVDSWEHAEANPDQTKLFNDAMACHAKVAMLAIIKQYPEVFEGIRTLVDVGGGDGTALNILVKACPWIRGVNYDRPPVISMAPRHEGVEHVGGDMFEMVPKGDAIFLMWVLHNWGDEECIRILRNCMDAIPKDKGKVIIADAVVKEGEGEDEYSKIHLALDMVMISFMEKGKERTSKEWEYLLNEAGFTKYTVKDTKTTVSVIEAYP
- the LOC140983728 gene encoding putative HVA22-like protein g; the protein is MMGSFLTRVLLMGLGCVYPAYECYKTVEKHDLEIEQLKFWCQYWIIVALLAVCERVGDNIISWLPLYGEAKLALVLSLWHPKTRATVHFYSSFLRPYVAKHQQEIDLNLAKMKENAAMVANLAWQKALSYGQKRFLEVLQFISYQSAICRSQTHQESTSKL